Proteins encoded by one window of Nocardia goodfellowii:
- a CDS encoding MFS transporter: MTAVEVRERRSLGRGFGLLWASYAVSTFGTRLAFDAFGLIAILVLQAGVGQVSVLAAAGLVVGAVVAVPLGPWVEVRRKRPVLIGMDVVRCATLLSVPVAYVAGWLGFWQLLVVSTVVAAAGIAHRAASGAYLKTLVPPEDLLVANGRLESTTWTATALGPPLGTAAIGFLGPVVTVVADAVSYLLSALGIRAIGGTEPEPRAGAAPRMRAGELLTGWRFILRHPTLRALFFNTTLVSGLIMAAVPLMAVLMLSELGFAPWQYGLAFGVPCVGGLVGARLARPLVARYGQRRVLMTAGVLRVCWPVGLCFVGPGAAGLALVIVIEFGLITCMGVFNPVYATYRLEQTPTDRVARTLAAWSISSNLVVAAMTALWGLLAGLTSSRIGIAVAGAALLLTPFLLPRFQEQERVEAQR; this comes from the coding sequence GTGACGGCGGTGGAGGTGCGGGAAAGACGGTCGCTCGGGCGCGGATTCGGGTTGCTGTGGGCTTCGTATGCGGTGAGCACGTTCGGGACGCGGTTGGCGTTCGATGCTTTCGGGCTGATCGCGATTCTGGTGTTGCAGGCCGGGGTCGGGCAGGTGTCGGTGCTGGCGGCGGCGGGACTGGTGGTGGGGGCCGTGGTGGCGGTGCCGCTGGGGCCCTGGGTGGAGGTGCGGCGGAAACGGCCGGTGCTGATCGGCATGGATGTGGTGCGTTGCGCGACATTGCTGAGTGTGCCGGTCGCGTATGTGGCTGGATGGCTTGGGTTTTGGCAGTTGCTGGTGGTGTCGACGGTGGTCGCGGCGGCGGGGATCGCGCATCGGGCGGCCAGCGGGGCCTACTTGAAAACGCTTGTGCCGCCGGAGGATCTGCTGGTCGCCAACGGGCGGCTGGAGTCGACGACGTGGACGGCGACGGCGCTCGGGCCGCCGCTCGGGACGGCGGCCATCGGTTTCCTCGGGCCGGTGGTGACGGTGGTCGCCGATGCGGTCAGTTATCTGTTGTCGGCGTTGGGGATTCGGGCGATCGGCGGGACCGAGCCGGAGCCGCGGGCCGGTGCCGCACCCCGGATGCGGGCCGGGGAGCTGCTGACCGGATGGCGCTTCATACTCCGGCATCCCACGCTGCGGGCCTTGTTCTTCAATACGACGCTGGTCAGCGGTCTCATCATGGCGGCAGTGCCGTTGATGGCGGTACTGATGCTGAGTGAGCTCGGGTTCGCCCCTTGGCAGTACGGGCTGGCGTTCGGTGTGCCGTGTGTGGGCGGTTTGGTGGGCGCGCGGCTGGCCCGGCCACTGGTCGCGCGGTACGGGCAGCGCCGGGTGCTGATGACAGCCGGGGTGCTGCGGGTGTGCTGGCCGGTGGGGCTGTGTTTCGTCGGACCGGGCGCCGCGGGTCTGGCACTGGTCATCGTCATCGAGTTCGGTTTGATCACCTGTATGGGTGTGTTCAATCCGGTGTACGCCACCTATCGGCTGGAGCAGACCCCGACCGATCGGGTCGCGCGTACGTTGGCGGCGTGGTCGATCAGCAGCAACCTCGTCGTCGCGGCCATGACCGCGCTGTGGGGGCTGCTGGCCGGACTCACCAGCTCGCGTATCGGGATCGCCGTCGCGGGAGCGGCTCTGCTGCTGACGCCGTTCCTGCTAC
- a CDS encoding NAD-dependent protein deacetylase has product MPDLSTPGLSETDLAALIDLISGRRVAVLTGAGLSTDSGIPDYRGPSSPPRNPMTYQQFVGDPVFRRRYWARNHIGWRRMDAARPNLGHRALARLERLGVVSGLITQNVDLLHTKAGHRRVLDLHGTYARVRCLGCDALISRMTLADRLEAANPGFVTAATATGVEVAPDADAIVEDTASFRMVDCAHCGGMLKPDIVYFGENVPRERVVAAYELVDAADALLVAGSSLTVMSGLRFVRHAAKLGHPVIIVNRGRTRGDDLADLRIDAGCSSTLSALAEHGLLAHAT; this is encoded by the coding sequence ATGCCGGACCTTTCGACACCGGGCCTGTCCGAAACGGATCTGGCGGCCCTGATCGACCTGATATCCGGCCGCCGGGTCGCCGTGCTGACCGGCGCCGGTCTGTCCACCGACAGCGGCATCCCCGACTATCGCGGGCCGTCGTCGCCCCCGCGCAACCCGATGACATACCAGCAGTTCGTCGGCGATCCGGTGTTCCGGCGGCGCTATTGGGCCCGCAACCACATCGGCTGGCGGCGGATGGACGCCGCCCGGCCCAATCTCGGGCACCGCGCCCTGGCCCGGCTGGAACGGCTCGGCGTGGTCAGCGGCTTGATCACCCAGAATGTCGACCTGCTGCACACCAAGGCCGGCCACCGCCGCGTCCTCGATCTGCACGGCACCTACGCTCGCGTCCGCTGCCTCGGCTGTGACGCGCTCATCTCCCGCATGACCCTCGCCGACCGGCTGGAAGCCGCGAACCCCGGGTTCGTCACCGCGGCCACCGCAACGGGCGTCGAGGTGGCCCCCGACGCCGACGCGATCGTCGAGGACACCGCGTCCTTCCGCATGGTCGACTGCGCCCACTGCGGCGGCATGCTCAAACCCGACATCGTCTACTTCGGGGAGAACGTCCCCCGCGAACGAGTCGTCGCTGCCTACGAACTGGTCGACGCCGCCGACGCCCTACTGGTCGCCGGCTCGTCCCTCACCGTCATGTCGGGTCTGCGCTTCGTCCGCCACGCCGCCAAGCTCGGCCATCCGGTGATTATCGTGAACCGCGGCCGCACCCGCGGCGACGACCTGGCCGACCTGCGGATCGACGCGGGCTGCTCCAGCACCCTCTCGGCGCTCGCCGAACACGGCCTGCTCGCGCACGCGACCTAA